One part of the Saprospiraceae bacterium genome encodes these proteins:
- a CDS encoding Omp28-related outer membrane protein — translation MKQNLLFSILFFCLGTMLIGQSQRKVLIEHFTQASCGPCASINPVIQPIMERNKAKITKITHQVSWPGVDPMNKDNPGEVQNRVNYYGVTGVPDIFLNAYSSGNPTATITDATIQNEYLRPAPYEISIINKVLPDYNSMEVSVTVKLTGTFSGKPVLRVAALEKIISWTTPPGSNGEKTFYHVVKKYLPNTNGTSLADVNQTGQSKTFTFLYKFDKLYNFQNLETAAFIQDDATKEVHQSENLIVAFPANPGNDVAIKLSNATGVYGDSIVCGNKTSPIVKVINTGNKSITSLDFKYQVNGGAFSNYNWTGKLDFLKEIDIKLPAIDFVALKGQNNLSLEISAVNGDVDINTINNISNLTFQSAPSTTIHSTFEIKPTTQPTQLSFAIRDDQNKIILQDGPFTDNSSRTYVLDLEKDRCYRVSSTNNTASLNGTYKIFDEQINLIFQQRILGVGTVSRDFSTYSLVTGTHEPFNASVLFLTPNPANQEVFLNFDSEKTGIASLSFMDLTGKQIFEKQINLIAGKNKQAIAIHQLASGVYFARLFQDNQMRSMKFIVN, via the coding sequence ATGAAACAAAATCTACTTTTTTCCATCTTGTTTTTTTGTCTTGGCACTATGCTAATCGGTCAATCTCAAAGAAAAGTTCTGATCGAACATTTCACACAAGCTTCCTGTGGTCCTTGTGCTTCCATTAATCCTGTAATCCAACCGATTATGGAACGGAACAAGGCAAAAATTACTAAAATTACCCATCAGGTAAGCTGGCCTGGGGTAGATCCAATGAATAAAGACAATCCAGGAGAAGTTCAAAATCGAGTAAATTATTATGGTGTAACGGGTGTTCCTGATATCTTTTTGAATGCCTATAGTTCTGGAAATCCAACCGCTACGATTACAGATGCTACGATTCAAAATGAATATCTGAGACCGGCCCCTTATGAAATCAGTATTATCAATAAAGTCTTACCAGATTACAATTCAATGGAAGTATCTGTTACCGTTAAATTAACCGGAACTTTTAGTGGCAAACCTGTATTGAGGGTTGCCGCACTTGAAAAAATAATTTCCTGGACTACTCCTCCAGGTTCTAATGGAGAAAAGACATTTTACCATGTGGTGAAAAAATACTTACCAAATACTAACGGAACATCATTGGCTGATGTGAATCAAACTGGTCAAAGTAAAACATTTACCTTCCTCTATAAATTTGACAAATTATATAATTTCCAAAACCTGGAAACCGCAGCTTTTATTCAAGATGATGCCACTAAAGAAGTGCATCAATCAGAAAATCTTATCGTTGCCTTTCCAGCCAATCCAGGAAATGATGTAGCCATCAAACTATCAAATGCCACTGGTGTATATGGTGATAGTATTGTTTGTGGAAATAAAACATCACCCATTGTTAAAGTTATCAATACTGGTAACAAATCAATTACCAGCCTTGATTTTAAATATCAAGTAAATGGTGGCGCATTCAGCAATTACAATTGGACTGGCAAACTTGATTTTTTAAAAGAAATAGACATTAAACTACCTGCAATTGATTTCGTTGCTTTAAAAGGTCAAAATAATTTAAGCCTCGAAATTAGCGCTGTAAATGGAGATGTGGATATCAATACCATTAATAACATATCAAATCTTACATTTCAATCTGCACCTTCAACAACAATTCATTCAACATTTGAAATTAAGCCAACCACTCAGCCAACACAATTAAGTTTTGCAATCCGAGATGACCAAAATAAAATTATTTTACAAGATGGTCCTTTTACAGATAATTCATCGAGAACCTATGTTCTTGATTTAGAAAAAGACAGATGCTATCGGGTTTCTTCAACAAATAATACAGCGAGTTTAAATGGAACTTATAAAATATTTGATGAACAAATTAATTTAATATTTCAACAACGGATTCTTGGTGTAGGAACTGTAAGCAGAGATTTTAGTACCTATTCTTTAGTTACCGGAACCCATGAACCTTTCAATGCTTCTGTTTTATTTTTAACTCCTAACCCAGCAAATCAAGAAGTGTTTTTAAATTTTGATTCTGAAAAAACTGGAATTGCTAGTTTAAGTTTTATGGATCTTACAGGTAAACAAATATTTGAAAAACAAATCAATCTTATCGCTGGAAAAAATAAACAAGCAATAGCTATTCATCAATTAGCTAGTGGTGTTTATTTTGCTAGATTATTTCAAGATAATCAAATGCGCTCAATGAAATTTATTGTGAATTAA
- the yidD gene encoding membrane protein insertion efficiency factor YidD produces the protein MKFLNYLIIGPVKAYQLLLSPILGKNCRFNPTCSNYMLQAVEEWGLIKGFYLGLKRITKCHPWGGSGEDPVPKKTKH, from the coding sequence ATGAAGTTTTTAAATTACCTGATTATTGGACCAGTTAAAGCATACCAGCTTTTATTATCCCCTATTTTAGGTAAAAACTGCAGATTTAATCCGACCTGTTCAAATTATATGTTACAAGCTGTTGAAGAATGGGGTTTGATTAAAGGATTTTATTTAGGTCTGAAGCGTATTACGAAGTGTCATCCCTGGGGTGGTAGTGGTGAAGACCCTGTGCCGAAGAAAACCAAGCATTAA
- a CDS encoding carboxymuconolactone decarboxylase family protein, translating into MSQVKEFNDYRAKMNGLILSHEHLPLKRFFSLDNQMYQEGALPVKTKELLGLVASMVLRCDDCIKYHLQKCFEIEVSKEEIYDVFAIANMVGGSICIPHTRRAAEFWEALVNEPKET; encoded by the coding sequence ATGTCTCAAGTAAAAGAATTTAATGATTACAGAGCGAAAATGAATGGGCTCATTTTATCACATGAACATTTACCACTTAAACGTTTTTTTTCACTAGATAATCAAATGTATCAGGAAGGTGCACTTCCCGTGAAAACAAAAGAACTGCTAGGCTTGGTTGCTTCCATGGTATTGAGATGTGATGACTGCATCAAGTACCATTTGCAAAAATGTTTTGAAATCGAAGTCAGTAAGGAAGAAATTTATGATGTCTTTGCAATTGCTAATATGGTTGGAGGGTCGATTTGTATTCCACATACCAGAAGGGCAGCAGAGTTTTGGGAAGCATTAGTAAACGAACCGAAAGAAACTTAA
- a CDS encoding AI-2E family transporter — MWQKYYRYVIGAIILVLLLLVLSYFSEVVSFILISWVISMVGQPIMSFLLVRAQLLRFGFGKSLAALLTICCLFSMIGLLLWMFIPLVIQQAVVLSKVDFNAISMALQEPIDKLNTWLRSLGLEPGPSAADQVRSFLGGYFDPSMISSFFGTLLGKASHIFIGLFSIIFISFFFLKERGLFTEIVEAIVPTGMERKVRNVIDDVSILLTKYFGGIVIQMTILMVLAGSILGFLGIRNAFLIAFFYAIMNIIPYLGPVIGAGFACLLTISSNLEMNFYAQTLPLLFKVLLVFLVIKLLDDFIIQPYIFSKRVQAHPLEIFIIIMIGARVGGIIGMVLAIPAYTIFRVVAKTFLSEFKVIRKITEDLNPEV; from the coding sequence ATGTGGCAAAAATACTACCGATATGTTATAGGTGCCATCATACTAGTATTACTTTTATTAGTTTTAAGCTATTTTAGCGAAGTTGTTAGCTTTATCTTAATAAGTTGGGTTATCAGTATGGTTGGACAGCCAATAATGAGTTTCTTGCTTGTGCGGGCTCAACTTTTGCGTTTTGGTTTTGGAAAATCATTAGCAGCATTATTAACAATTTGCTGTTTATTTAGTATGATTGGTTTATTGTTATGGATGTTTATCCCTTTGGTAATTCAACAAGCAGTCGTTTTATCAAAAGTCGATTTTAATGCTATTTCAATGGCTTTACAAGAACCAATTGATAAATTGAATACCTGGCTGCGATCATTAGGTCTGGAACCGGGTCCAAGTGCAGCAGATCAAGTTCGATCCTTTTTAGGTGGTTATTTTGATCCTAGCATGATTAGTAGCTTTTTTGGTACTTTGTTAGGCAAAGCAAGTCATATATTTATCGGACTTTTTTCAATTATTTTTATCAGCTTCTTTTTTCTGAAAGAAAGAGGATTATTTACAGAAATAGTGGAAGCAATCGTACCAACCGGTATGGAGCGAAAAGTGAGAAACGTAATCGATGATGTAAGTATTTTATTAACTAAATATTTTGGAGGAATCGTTATTCAAATGACCATTTTAATGGTTTTAGCGGGGAGTATTTTGGGATTTCTTGGCATCAGAAATGCATTTCTAATTGCATTTTTTTACGCAATCATGAATATCATTCCTTATTTGGGTCCGGTTATAGGAGCAGGATTTGCATGTTTATTGACAATCTCTTCAAATTTAGAAATGAATTTTTATGCCCAAACCCTGCCTTTACTTTTTAAAGTTTTACTTGTTTTTTTAGTGATTAAATTGTTAGATGATTTTATTATCCAACCCTATATTTTTTCCAAAAGGGTGCAAGCCCATCCTTTGGAAATTTTTATTATAATTATGATTGGCGCCAGAGTTGGTGGGATCATAGGAATGGTATTAGCAATTCCTGCTTATACAATTTTTAGGGTAGTTGCTAAAACATTTTTAAGCGAATTTAAAGTAATTCGAAAAATTACAGAGGATTTAAATCCAGAAGTTTAA
- a CDS encoding DUF2237 domain-containing protein, which yields MEKNPLNVFGKPLQVCSNEPLTGFYRDGCCTTGSDDLGMHTVCIYATHEFLEFSKNRGNDLSTPRPEFAFPGVKPGERWCLCALRWKEAYDAGMAPELILESCNQDVLKYLPFEILLEYKLQS from the coding sequence ATGGAAAAAAATCCTTTAAACGTTTTTGGGAAGCCATTGCAAGTATGCAGCAATGAGCCACTTACCGGTTTTTACAGAGATGGTTGTTGTACTACGGGTTCTGACGACCTAGGTATGCATACTGTTTGTATTTATGCGACCCATGAATTCCTGGAATTCTCTAAAAACAGAGGAAATGACCTCTCTACCCCAAGACCTGAGTTTGCTTTTCCAGGAGTTAAACCCGGAGAACGTTGGTGTTTATGTGCTTTGCGTTGGAAAGAAGCGTATGATGCAGGAATGGCCCCTGAACTAATTTTAGAATCCTGCAATCAAGATGTTTTAAAATACTTACCCTTTGAGATTTTATTAGAATATAAATTGCAATCTTAA
- a CDS encoding OmpA family protein, whose amino-acid sequence MNKILVLLMSIVILGSCVSSKKYKDLQSEMDNVKMGLQKCNDNLANCESEKSKIAADCKTQTGKLESEVTARGNKIKSLEDQMELLKKTNNNLLDRLADLSIVSKAGAESIKKSLDALNEKDRYIKDLNNSMARKDSLNLSLVMNLKKSLAGINSDDVNIEVKKGVVFISLSDKMLFRTASANINDKAGMVLEKIAKVVNDHKDINILVEGHTDNVPMANDCVADNWDLSTKRATAVVRVLQKKYGVNPTRMTAGGRSEYDPKSANETSDGRKTNRRTEIIILPQLDQFFKLIAPQG is encoded by the coding sequence ATGAACAAGATTTTAGTATTATTAATGTCTATTGTTATCCTAGGTTCTTGCGTTTCTAGCAAGAAATATAAAGACTTACAGTCTGAAATGGATAATGTAAAAATGGGTTTACAAAAATGTAATGACAACCTTGCAAATTGTGAATCTGAAAAGTCCAAAATAGCTGCCGATTGTAAAACTCAAACTGGCAAATTAGAGTCTGAAGTAACGGCTCGTGGTAACAAAATCAAATCCCTTGAGGATCAAATGGAATTGTTGAAAAAAACAAATAACAATCTATTGGATCGATTGGCGGACCTTTCAATCGTGAGTAAGGCAGGTGCTGAAAGTATTAAAAAATCATTGGATGCATTAAATGAAAAAGATCGTTACATCAAAGATCTAAACAATTCAATGGCTCGTAAAGATTCATTAAACCTAAGTTTAGTGATGAATTTAAAGAAATCTCTCGCTGGAATCAATTCAGACGATGTTAATATTGAAGTAAAAAAAGGCGTGGTATTCATTTCTTTATCTGACAAAATGTTATTCCGCACAGCAAGTGCTAATATCAATGATAAAGCAGGAATGGTTTTAGAGAAAATTGCAAAAGTAGTAAATGATCATAAAGACATAAATATCTTAGTGGAAGGACACACAGATAATGTACCTATGGCAAATGATTGTGTAGCAGATAATTGGGATCTCAGTACAAAAAGAGCAACAGCAGTTGTTCGGGTATTGCAAAAGAAATATGGCGTAAATCCAACCAGAATGACAGCAGGTGGACGTTCAGAGTATGATCCAAAATCAGCCAACGAAACATCCGATGGTAGAAAAACAAATCGCAGAACAGAAATTATTATTCTTCCTCAATTAGATCAGTTCTTTAAATTGATCGCACCTCAAGGATAA
- a CDS encoding MotA/TolQ/ExbB proton channel family protein, which translates to MSNQNAKGAEASSSKFSSLFAAIVIPLAIVVGYFVFKYILGNPIHFEGGDPNGHPIPGDYLGMMYKGGILVPVLMGMFMIVLAVIIERFFTINAASGKGSIPNFVRKIKQLLDSGSVDQAISECDRQKGSVANVIREGLTKYKEMAKATDLDKDHKVLAIQKEIEESTSLELPMLEKNLVILATISSVATLFGLLGTVFGMIRAFSAIATAGAPDAVALSTGISEALINTALGISTSALAIISYNYYTTKIDGLTYGIDEAGFTISQSFASKHS; encoded by the coding sequence ATGAGCAATCAAAATGCAAAGGGTGCAGAAGCATCCAGTAGTAAGTTTAGTTCTTTATTTGCAGCTATTGTCATTCCATTAGCAATTGTTGTAGGGTATTTTGTTTTTAAATATATCCTTGGAAACCCTATCCACTTTGAAGGTGGCGACCCAAATGGTCATCCAATTCCAGGAGATTATTTAGGCATGATGTATAAAGGAGGAATCCTTGTACCTGTTTTAATGGGAATGTTTATGATTGTATTAGCGGTAATTATCGAACGTTTTTTTACAATCAATGCTGCTTCTGGGAAAGGTTCTATCCCGAATTTCGTTAGAAAGATCAAACAATTATTAGATTCTGGTAGTGTTGATCAGGCAATAAGTGAATGCGATAGACAAAAAGGCTCAGTCGCAAATGTTATCCGTGAAGGATTAACTAAATATAAAGAAATGGCAAAAGCAACAGATTTGGATAAAGATCATAAGGTATTGGCAATTCAAAAGGAAATTGAAGAATCCACCTCACTGGAGCTTCCTATGCTAGAGAAAAATCTTGTGATTTTGGCTACCATTTCTTCCGTAGCAACTCTTTTTGGTTTATTAGGAACGGTATTTGGAATGATTCGGGCGTTTTCTGCCATTGCAACAGCAGGTGCACCAGATGCAGTTGCCTTATCAACAGGGATTTCTGAAGCTTTAATTAATACAGCACTTGGTATTTCTACTTCCGCATTAGCTATTATTTCATATAATTATTATACCACAAAAATTGATGGTTTGACTTATGGCATTGATGAAGCAGGATTTACAATTTCACAATCTTTTGCTTCTAAGCATTCATAA
- a CDS encoding biopolymer transporter ExbD: MPKVKVPRKSTAIDMTAMCDVAFLLLTFFILTTKFRAPEVVEIDIPSSTAQIPIPDKDILMIQIAPDGKVFMGLDDQNTRLGLLERLEEAYQIKFTPGQRDAFRLTELWGMDIRQLPQWLDLNANDRAHSKQPGIKIDTTGGEHQLQDLILFSRRANNNLRIAIKADKTTEYKAFDKVIEALQIQKVNRFNLITSAKGNKE, encoded by the coding sequence ATGCCAAAGGTTAAAGTCCCACGAAAAAGTACGGCGATAGATATGACTGCCATGTGTGATGTGGCTTTTTTATTGCTTACCTTTTTCATATTGACAACAAAATTCAGGGCACCTGAAGTAGTGGAAATTGATATTCCTTCTTCAACAGCTCAAATTCCAATTCCAGACAAAGACATCTTGATGATACAAATTGCTCCAGATGGCAAAGTATTTATGGGTTTAGATGACCAAAACACACGTTTAGGTCTGCTTGAAAGATTGGAAGAAGCCTATCAAATAAAATTTACCCCGGGCCAAAGAGATGCATTCCGACTTACTGAATTATGGGGTATGGATATCCGGCAACTGCCGCAATGGTTAGATTTGAATGCAAATGATAGGGCTCATTCCAAGCAGCCAGGTATAAAGATTGATACTACTGGGGGTGAACATCAATTGCAAGATTTAATATTATTTTCAAGAAGAGCAAATAATAATTTGCGAATAGCTATCAAAGCTGATAAAACGACCGAGTATAAAGCTTTTGATAAAGTAATCGAAGCACTTCAAATTCAGAAAGTTAATCGCTTTAATTTGATTACTTCAGCAAAAGGAAATAAAGAATAA
- a CDS encoding biopolymer transporter ExbD yields MAEMNVPESGAKKGKKKSRAKKMSTRVDLTAMVDLGFLLITFFMLATTFNKPKTMEVNKPAKPDKLEEEPPIKMSKTVNFLLGNNNKVYWYVSPDEITADTNIEMDSVDYSANGVRKVIQRRIKEVHEMWTDTTNLFVMIKPLPNSKYKNVVDILDEMTINNVRTYAILPPNDPVDSVVCLRIGQLRK; encoded by the coding sequence ATGGCTGAAATGAATGTACCCGAAAGTGGTGCGAAAAAAGGTAAAAAGAAATCCCGGGCTAAGAAAATGTCTACGCGGGTAGATTTAACTGCAATGGTGGATCTCGGTTTTTTGTTGATCACATTTTTTATGTTAGCAACAACGTTTAACAAACCGAAAACAATGGAGGTAAACAAACCGGCAAAACCAGATAAATTGGAAGAAGAACCACCTATTAAAATGTCTAAAACAGTAAACTTTTTATTAGGTAATAATAATAAAGTTTATTGGTATGTTTCTCCAGATGAAATTACAGCAGACACAAATATTGAAATGGATAGCGTGGATTACAGCGCAAATGGTGTTCGCAAAGTGATCCAAAGACGGATAAAGGAAGTTCATGAAATGTGGACAGATACAACCAACTTATTTGTTATGATTAAGCCATTGCCAAATTCAAAATACAAAAACGTGGTTGATATATTAGATGAAATGACGATTAATAATGTAAGAACCTATGCTATTTTACCTCCTAACGATCCCGTAGATAGTGTAGTTTGTTTAAGAATTGGTCAATTAAGGAAATAA
- a CDS encoding energy transducer TonB codes for MEQKDYMKLSMDEIVFEGRNKTYGAYILRKIYSDHMTRSAILGILLFIISISMPMIIKLVQGWIPEKTEKDIMKEVILADAPPLDPKKPPPPPPPKIEPPPIKDQIKFVPPKVKKDEEVKEEEPPPPTIEELKDKEIATETKEGDKDGIDASLIEPPPPVVEEKKEEEVFKFVEQMPSFPDGDAAMLKYIREHVKYPAIAKENGIEGTVVIQFVVTRDGDIQKVQVARGIGGGCDEEAARVVKSMPNWKPGKHNGKAVPVSFTLPIRFKLEG; via the coding sequence ATGGAACAAAAAGATTATATGAAGCTATCCATGGATGAAATCGTCTTTGAAGGGCGAAATAAAACCTATGGTGCTTATATACTTCGCAAGATCTATAGTGATCATATGACCCGTTCGGCCATATTAGGCATCCTGCTGTTTATAATTAGTATCAGTATGCCCATGATCATTAAATTGGTGCAAGGGTGGATTCCTGAAAAGACAGAGAAAGATATAATGAAAGAAGTAATCCTAGCGGATGCACCACCGCTGGATCCTAAAAAACCACCACCACCACCACCACCTAAAATTGAACCACCACCGATTAAAGATCAAATTAAATTTGTCCCTCCTAAAGTTAAAAAGGATGAAGAGGTCAAAGAAGAAGAACCACCTCCACCTACAATCGAGGAGCTGAAGGATAAAGAAATAGCCACTGAAACAAAGGAAGGCGACAAAGATGGAATTGATGCTTCTTTAATAGAGCCTCCTCCTCCAGTAGTTGAGGAAAAGAAAGAAGAAGAGGTCTTTAAATTTGTTGAACAAATGCCTTCATTTCCCGATGGAGACGCAGCGATGTTAAAATACATTCGGGAGCATGTTAAATATCCAGCCATTGCAAAAGAAAATGGAATTGAAGGTACCGTAGTAATCCAATTTGTTGTGACAAGAGATGGCGATATCCAAAAAGTTCAAGTAGCCCGCGGTATTGGCGGAGGTTGTGATGAAGAAGCTGCAAGAGTGGTTAAATCCATGCCCAACTGGAAACCAGGAAAGCACAATGGAAAGGCAGTTCCCGTAAGCTTTACCTTGCCGATCCGATTTAAGTTGGAAGGCTAG
- the rmuC gene encoding DNA recombination protein RmuC — translation MEQLNLVSLILGFVLGIILLLLNRMNTSKNTEQLRNQLNDALNQQKIIDEKWKKEAADYRNLEVKHDSKLQEFQSLIAENSALINSIQNAKELVNKSVLECTDLKNFNQIQQQENSEIKQRFAELNSQNRFLLEKLNTQKSEFEEIRKQAQVEFQNIANKILEEKSQKFTASNKESIDTILKPLGENLDQFRKKVEETYDKESKQRFSLEEKVKELVEMNQRLSQEANNLTSALKGQSKKQGNWGEIILESILEKSGLQKNREYKVQVSVQNEEGRRLQPDVIVYLPDARTIVIDSKVSLVAYDRFSSADSREDQDLALKEHITSMYNHIDQLGDKKYDTIVGTLDFTMMFIPIEPAYIIAIQEDQELWAYAYAKRILLISPTNLIASLKLIADLWKREQQSKNAMEIAKQGEKLYEKIIGFLESMEDVGKHINRSQDSYHKAVSQLRDGRGSLIKRAENMKKLGLNSQKEIPSTMIPFEDADSELDFGEATSIEE, via the coding sequence ATGGAACAATTAAATTTAGTTTCTCTCATTCTTGGATTTGTTTTAGGTATCATCCTGCTTTTGTTGAATCGAATGAACACTTCTAAGAATACAGAACAGCTTCGAAATCAGTTAAATGATGCTTTGAATCAACAAAAAATTATAGATGAAAAGTGGAAAAAAGAAGCCGCTGATTATCGAAATTTAGAAGTGAAACATGACTCAAAACTCCAGGAATTTCAAAGTTTAATTGCAGAAAATTCAGCCTTGATAAATTCAATTCAAAATGCAAAAGAACTAGTCAATAAAAGTGTTCTTGAATGCACTGATTTAAAAAATTTCAATCAAATACAACAACAGGAAAATTCGGAAATTAAACAACGATTCGCAGAATTGAATTCACAAAATCGTTTTCTTTTGGAAAAATTAAATACACAAAAATCAGAGTTTGAAGAAATTAGGAAACAAGCTCAAGTAGAGTTTCAAAATATTGCCAATAAAATTTTAGAAGAAAAGTCTCAAAAATTTACAGCCTCAAACAAAGAAAGCATTGATACGATATTAAAACCACTCGGCGAAAATCTCGATCAGTTCCGGAAAAAAGTTGAAGAAACCTATGACAAAGAATCCAAGCAGCGATTTTCATTAGAAGAGAAAGTCAAGGAATTAGTCGAAATGAATCAACGATTAAGTCAGGAAGCAAATAATCTTACTTCCGCACTTAAAGGACAATCAAAAAAACAAGGCAATTGGGGGGAGATTATTTTGGAGAGTATACTGGAAAAGTCAGGCCTTCAAAAAAATCGAGAATATAAAGTACAGGTAAGTGTTCAAAATGAAGAAGGTAGAAGATTGCAACCAGATGTGATTGTTTATTTGCCAGATGCTCGGACCATTGTAATTGATTCTAAAGTTTCATTAGTGGCCTATGATCGATTTTCATCTGCAGATTCAAGAGAGGATCAGGATCTTGCATTAAAAGAACATATCACCTCAATGTATAATCACATTGATCAATTAGGAGATAAAAAATATGATACCATCGTGGGTACACTCGATTTTACGATGATGTTTATTCCAATAGAACCAGCATATATAATAGCTATCCAGGAAGATCAAGAACTTTGGGCATATGCTTATGCAAAACGAATCCTGCTAATTAGTCCGACGAATTTAATTGCATCTTTAAAACTAATCGCCGATCTTTGGAAACGGGAACAACAAAGTAAAAATGCTATGGAAATTGCAAAACAAGGCGAAAAACTTTATGAAAAGATTATCGGATTTCTGGAATCAATGGAAGATGTCGGAAAACATATAAACAGATCACAAGACTCCTATCATAAAGCCGTAAGTCAATTGCGGGATGGTCGGGGAAGCCTGATAAAACGCGCTGAGAATATGAAAAAATTAGGCTTAAATTCTCAAAAAGAAATCCCGAGCACTATGATTCCATTTGAAGATGCAGATTCAGAATTGGATTTTGGAGAAGCTACGAGTATCGAAGAATAA